Proteins from a genomic interval of Caulobacter sp. SL161:
- a CDS encoding thioesterase family protein: MTTAQPLPGVEIWRGGVNTWDCDEMGHMNVRHYVVRAQEGLIGMAAELGLPHAFSPHANATLLVKEQHIRFLREAHAGAPLYMLGGVIEMSETEARILQLLIHPASGELAATFQTTVVHATPRDGQPFPWPRIARERAEALKIAVPERAQARSIDLSPFTPTANLARADALGLARIGLGGLLPSDCDVFGRMRTEQFIGRVSDGIGTFIHPFRDLVVEHAEHKPQRMGGAVLEYRIVHLAWPRAGDRIEIRSGLLGTDARTMRVVHWMLDPATGEPWGTSEAVAITFDLDARKVVPVTDAARAALSRHEISGLAL, from the coding sequence ATGACGACCGCCCAGCCCCTCCCCGGCGTCGAGATCTGGCGTGGTGGCGTGAACACCTGGGACTGCGACGAGATGGGGCACATGAACGTGCGCCACTATGTGGTGCGCGCCCAGGAAGGCTTGATCGGCATGGCCGCCGAGCTGGGCCTGCCGCACGCCTTCTCGCCCCACGCCAATGCGACCCTGCTGGTCAAGGAGCAGCATATCCGCTTCCTGCGCGAGGCCCACGCCGGCGCGCCGCTCTACATGCTGGGCGGGGTCATCGAGATGAGCGAGACCGAGGCGCGGATCCTGCAGCTCCTGATCCACCCGGCCTCCGGCGAACTGGCGGCCACCTTCCAGACCACGGTCGTCCACGCCACGCCGCGGGACGGCCAGCCCTTCCCCTGGCCCAGGATCGCCCGCGAGCGCGCCGAGGCGCTGAAGATCGCGGTTCCCGAGCGCGCCCAGGCCCGCAGCATCGACCTCTCCCCGTTTACGCCCACCGCCAACCTGGCGCGCGCCGACGCCCTGGGTCTGGCCCGGATCGGTCTGGGCGGCCTCTTGCCGTCGGACTGCGACGTGTTCGGACGGATGCGCACCGAGCAGTTCATCGGCCGGGTGTCGGACGGCATCGGCACGTTCATCCATCCGTTCCGCGACCTCGTGGTCGAGCATGCCGAGCACAAGCCTCAGCGGATGGGCGGCGCGGTGCTGGAGTACCGGATCGTCCACCTGGCCTGGCCGCGCGCCGGGGATCGGATCGAGATCCGCTCGGGCCTGCTGGGAACCGACGCCCGGACCATGCGCGTGGTCCACTGGATGCTGGACCCCGCCACCGGCGAGCCCTGGGGCACCTCCGAGGCGGTGGCGATCACCTTCGACCTCGACGCCCGCAAGGTGGTGCCGGTGACCGACGCCGCGCGGGCGGCCTTGTCCCGCCACGAGATCAGCGGGCTGGCGCTCTAA
- a CDS encoding Fur family transcriptional regulator: MANAPSCGHDHHNHGVAGAALAAELDAAEARCAAADQRLTAPRRRVLELLLEAGQPVKAYDLISSFGGSGPPAKPPTVYRALDFLEKQGFAHRIESLNAYVACRKEADGHAAAFLICDCCGATREIEPKASAEIIAAGEAAGYALRGVTIEAHGLCADCRS, encoded by the coding sequence ATGGCCAACGCTCCCTCCTGCGGACACGACCACCACAACCACGGCGTCGCCGGCGCGGCCCTGGCGGCCGAGCTCGACGCGGCCGAGGCGCGCTGCGCGGCCGCCGACCAGCGCCTGACCGCGCCGCGCCGCCGGGTGCTCGAGTTGTTGCTGGAAGCCGGCCAGCCGGTGAAGGCCTATGACCTGATCTCGTCCTTCGGGGGAAGCGGCCCGCCGGCCAAGCCGCCGACCGTCTATCGCGCCCTCGACTTCCTGGAAAAGCAGGGCTTCGCGCACCGGATCGAGAGCCTCAACGCCTATGTCGCCTGTCGCAAGGAGGCTGACGGCCACGCCGCAGCCTTCCTGATCTGCGACTGCTGCGGCGCGACCCGCGAGATCGAACCCAAGGCCAGCGCCGAGATCATCGCCGCCGGCGAGGCCGCCGGCTATGCGCTGCGGGGCGTGACGATCGAGGCCCACGGCCTTTGCGCCGATTGCCGAAGCTGA
- a CDS encoding acid phosphatase: MRAVWLVTTAALMLTGCATLSGDAPSNRYLAKGVFDARDHLPPPPAKGSEAALRDREIFRATRALKDTPRWSLAQEDNVEERVLDGYACALGVTPSFERNPKLAATLLRMSRDVRSAVAGPKLKYRRPRPYFSEEGPICIKRSLGLALSPDYPSGHATWGWSVGLVLAEVAPDRREAILTRAQAYGESRVVCGVHNMSSVEAGRMNAENLLSALKSSDAFKADLAAARAELDAARAAGPAPAPARCEAEAAALSKPLL; this comes from the coding sequence ATGCGCGCTGTCTGGCTCGTCACCACCGCCGCCCTGATGCTGACCGGCTGCGCCACGCTGAGCGGCGATGCGCCCAGCAACCGCTACCTGGCCAAGGGCGTGTTCGACGCGCGCGACCACCTGCCGCCACCGCCGGCCAAGGGCTCGGAGGCGGCCTTGCGAGACCGCGAGATCTTCCGCGCCACGCGCGCCCTGAAGGACACGCCGCGCTGGTCGCTGGCCCAGGAGGACAATGTCGAGGAGAGGGTCCTCGACGGCTACGCCTGCGCCCTGGGGGTCACCCCATCGTTCGAACGCAATCCGAAACTCGCCGCCACCCTGCTGCGCATGAGCCGCGACGTTCGCTCGGCCGTCGCCGGGCCGAAACTCAAATATCGCCGCCCCCGCCCCTATTTCAGCGAGGAGGGGCCGATCTGCATCAAGCGTAGCCTGGGCCTGGCGCTGTCGCCGGACTACCCTTCCGGCCACGCGACCTGGGGCTGGAGCGTCGGCCTTGTCCTGGCCGAGGTGGCGCCCGACCGCCGCGAGGCGATCCTGACCCGCGCCCAGGCCTATGGCGAAAGCCGCGTGGTCTGCGGCGTGCACAACATGAGCTCGGTCGAGGCGGGCCGGATGAACGCGGAAAACCTGCTGTCGGCGCTGAAGTCGTCCGACGCCTTCAAGGCCGATCTCGCCGCCGCCCGGGCCGAACTCGATGCGGCGCGCGCGGCGGGTCCGGCGCCGGCGCCGGCGCGCTGCGAGGCCGAGGCGGCGGCGCTATCCAAACCTCTGCTGTAG
- a CDS encoding 1,9-bis(guanidino)-5-aza-nonane synthase, with amino-acid sequence MNAPVPNNQKAELLQKVVEHVDITSYDARPIIDSMRKMSFSSRDTARAADIFNMALADKGCSTWLILAGSTSAGGCMHVYRDMVKNGMIDAVVATGASIVDMDFFEALGFKHYQAAGPVDDNVLRDNYIDRIYDTYIDEEELQACDHTILEICNKLEPRGYSSREFIWEMGKWLAEGNAKKEGSLIQTCYEEGVPIFCPAFVDSSAGFGLVKHQKEKIAEKKPYLMIDAVADFRELTDVKIAAGTTGLFMVGGGVPKNFAQDTVVCAEILGVEADMHKYAIQITVADVRDGACSSSTLKEAASWGKVSTTYEQMVFAEATTVVPLIASDAYWRKAWEGREKPRWNKLFGK; translated from the coding sequence ATGAACGCTCCCGTTCCGAACAACCAAAAAGCCGAACTCCTCCAGAAGGTCGTCGAGCACGTCGACATCACCAGCTACGACGCCCGTCCGATCATCGACTCGATGCGCAAGATGTCGTTCAGCTCGCGCGACACCGCCCGCGCCGCCGACATCTTCAACATGGCCCTGGCCGACAAGGGCTGCTCGACCTGGCTGATCCTGGCCGGTTCGACCTCGGCGGGCGGCTGCATGCACGTCTACCGCGACATGGTGAAGAACGGCATGATCGACGCCGTGGTCGCCACCGGCGCCAGCATCGTCGACATGGACTTCTTCGAAGCCCTCGGCTTCAAGCACTATCAGGCCGCCGGCCCGGTCGACGACAACGTCCTGCGCGACAACTATATCGACCGCATCTACGACACCTATATCGACGAAGAAGAGCTGCAGGCCTGCGATCACACGATCCTGGAGATCTGCAACAAGCTCGAGCCCCGTGGCTATTCCTCGCGCGAGTTCATCTGGGAGATGGGCAAGTGGCTGGCGGAAGGTAACGCCAAGAAGGAAGGCTCGCTGATCCAGACCTGCTACGAAGAGGGCGTGCCGATCTTCTGCCCGGCCTTCGTCGACAGCTCGGCCGGTTTCGGTCTGGTCAAGCACCAGAAGGAAAAGATCGCCGAGAAGAAGCCCTACCTGATGATCGACGCGGTCGCCGACTTCCGTGAACTGACGGACGTCAAGATCGCGGCCGGCACCACGGGCCTGTTCATGGTCGGCGGCGGCGTGCCCAAGAACTTCGCCCAGGACACCGTCGTCTGCGCCGAGATCCTCGGCGTCGAGGCCGACATGCACAAGTACGCCATCCAGATCACGGTCGCCGACGTCCGTGACGGCGCCTGCAGCTCGTCGACGCTGAAGGAAGCCGCCTCGTGGGGCAAGGTCTCGACCACCTACGAGCAGATGGTCTTCGCCGAAGCCACCACGGTGGTTCCGCTGATCGCCAGCGACGCCTACTGGCGCAAGGCCTGGGAAGGCCGCGAAAAGCCGCGCTGGAACAAGCTGTTCGGCAAGTAA